In one window of Solanum pennellii chromosome 2, SPENNV200 DNA:
- the LOC107009818 gene encoding uncharacterized protein K02A2.6-like has translation MAAKLRFNCTNNMAEYKSCILGLKMAIDMNVYELFVIRYSDLLIYQVQGKWAVNNPKIIPYVQYVQKLCKRFRKIEFRHTPRIQNELADALSTITSMIKHPDTDYIDRVDVEFKEYPVHYFHVEAESNGLLLHIDIKKYLESGTYPKDDTSNQKKSIRRIALNFSLSGEVLYRRTPDLGLLRCVDVVEAPKLIEQIHARVCGRHMNGLTLARKVLRAGYFLMTMENHCCKFVRKFHKYQVHGDLIRVPPHELNAMRSPCPFVAWGMDVIGPIETAASNGHIFILVAIDYSTKFGLPESIITDNGANLNSHLMRNICEQFNITHRNSTAYLPQMNGVAEAANNNIKKIVRKMIENHRGWHEMFPYALLGYRTTVRTSTGATPYLLVYGTKAVIPAEVEIPSLRIIQKAELSNAKWFSKQIDQLTLIDEKIMVNDLENMTSIWGLPSPI, from the exons ATGGCGGCTAAGCTTCGATTTAATTGCACGAACAATATGGCCGAATATAAATCTTGtattcttggtttgaaaatggccatcgaCATGAATGTCTATGAGTTGTTTGTTATTAGATATTCAGACCTTTTGatttatcaagttcaaggaaAATGGGCTGTGAATAACCCAAAAATTATACCTTACGTACAGTATGTGCAGAAGTTGTGCAAAAGATTTCGTAAGATCGAGTTTagacatactcccagaatacaGAATGAATTGGCCGATGCTCTTTCCACCATCACTTCGATGATTAAACATCCGGATACAGATTATATTGATCGTGTGGATGTAGAGTTTAAAGAATATCCAGTTCATTATTTCCATGTTGAAGCAGAATCAAACGGTTTGCTTTTGCATattgatataaagaagtatttggagtcTGGAACTTATCCCAAAGATGATACGTCCAATCAGAAGAAGTCGATACGTCGTATAGCTCTCAATTTCTCTCTAAGTGGAGAAGtcctttataggaggactccagacTTAGGTCTTCTCAGATGTGTTGACGTCGTCGAAGCTCCGAagcttattgaacagatacatgccAGAGTTTGTGGCAGGCATATGAATGGGCtcactttggcaagaaaggtCCTTCGAGCCGGGTATTTCTTGATGACTATGGAGAATcattgttgcaagtttgtgcGAAAATTCCATAAATATCAAGTGCACGGTGATTTGATACGAGTGCCACCTCACGAACTTAATGCTATGAGGTCACCTTGtccatttgtagcttggggtatggatgtcatcggtccgATAGAGACAGCCGCTTCAAATGGACACATATTCATTTTAGTTGCTATTGACTATTccaccaa GTTCGGATTACCGGAATCgatcattactgataatggtgcaaatttaaacagtcacttgatgagaaATATATGTGAGCAATTCAACATTACTCACCGAAACTCAACTGCTTATCTCCCTCAAATGAACGGAGTTGCGGAGGCcgccaacaataatatcaagaAGATTGTGAGGAAGATGATTGAGAATCACcgaggttggcatgagatgTTTCCATATGCTTTATTGGGTTATCGAACGACCGTCAGAACATCGACTGGAGCTACTCCGTACTTGCTAGTGTATGGGACAAAAGCAGTTATACCCGCCGAAGTTGAAATACCGTCCTTGAGAATCATCCAAAAAGCTGAGTTGAGTAATGCTAAATGGTTTAGCAAGCAAATTGATCAGTTGACCTTGATCGATGAGAAGATAATGGTCAACGACCTTGAGAATATGACGAGCATCTGGGGTCTTCCTTCCCCCATATGA